One window of Treponema denticola genomic DNA carries:
- a CDS encoding CPBP family intramembrane glutamic endopeptidase, translated as MLKDFIKLLIGGINFSYNKIFDSRNLLPFKLDRIVLTRMILIGPIAEEIIFRGVIYNRLKYISSIIFAALISSLLFAFFHVPFYGLNIDIFTIFIIGILLVYSYEMSKTIWMPIIVHMCYNAFIELVLKPINKYFHEYIALIIYFIIFIAGIMIAIQEIKKHLKVRKTFNLVQSASLSESEK; from the coding sequence ATGTTAAAAGATTTTATTAAACTTCTAATCGGAGGAATTAACTTTTCATATAATAAAATTTTTGATAGTAGAAATCTTTTACCTTTTAAACTAGACCGGATTGTTTTAACTAGAATGATATTGATTGGACCGATAGCAGAAGAAATTATTTTTAGGGGAGTGATTTATAATAGACTAAAATACATAAGTTCGATAATTTTTGCTGCTCTTATTTCATCTCTTTTATTTGCGTTTTTTCATGTGCCGTTCTATGGGCTAAATATTGATATTTTTACTATATTTATAATAGGCATCTTGCTTGTTTATAGCTATGAAATGTCAAAAACTATTTGGATGCCCATTATTGTGCATATGTGCTATAATGCTTTTATTGAATTGGTATTAAAACCTATTAATAAATATTTCCATGAATATATTGCTTTAATTATTTATTTTATAATTTTTATTGCCGGTATAATGATAGCTATACAAGAAATAAAAAAACACCTAAAAGTGCGAAAAACTTTTAATCTTGTACAATCGGCTTCTCTATCGGAGAGTGAAAAATAA